The following are encoded in a window of Solidesulfovibrio magneticus RS-1 genomic DNA:
- a CDS encoding sialate O-acetylesterase, producing MPLHRLTLGLAGLVALAVLAGRAVSDAPAPTPARRTLAAVQDHYAGRLPNSPETGELAVYAGAPGEPPLDCAALAKDRTMVALVFGQSNASNTVDPGYESVQPVYAFADGVCTKARDALPGATGTKGSSWPRLGDKLIAGGFYDAVIFANIARGGSSILEWGPGGRHNAVLLASLDSLAKAGLAPTHVLFHQGEADCALGVAGPDYADMLAAVIDQIRSKVGPAPDVVVARTSQYFDLVCGDAANPACFKTCPALIQAQTAAADPQRHVLSGPDTDRLVPYSDRNDGYHFTAQAADRFAEAWLPLLARSEAATSRLQ from the coding sequence ATGCCGCTCCATCGTCTGACCCTGGGTCTTGCAGGTCTGGTCGCCCTGGCCGTGTTGGCCGGGCGGGCCGTCTCCGATGCGCCCGCGCCCACTCCGGCCCGGCGCACCCTGGCCGCCGTCCAGGACCACTATGCCGGACGGTTGCCCAATTCGCCGGAAACCGGGGAGCTGGCCGTCTACGCCGGCGCACCCGGCGAGCCGCCCCTGGACTGCGCCGCTCTGGCCAAGGACCGGACCATGGTCGCCCTGGTCTTTGGCCAGTCCAACGCCTCCAACACCGTGGACCCGGGCTACGAGTCCGTCCAGCCAGTCTACGCCTTTGCCGACGGCGTATGCACCAAGGCCCGCGACGCCCTGCCCGGGGCCACTGGAACCAAGGGCAGCTCCTGGCCGCGCCTGGGCGACAAGCTCATTGCCGGCGGCTTTTACGACGCCGTCATTTTCGCCAACATCGCCCGGGGCGGCTCCTCCATTCTCGAATGGGGACCGGGCGGCCGCCACAACGCCGTGCTCCTGGCCTCCCTGGATTCCCTGGCCAAGGCCGGGCTGGCGCCCACCCATGTGCTTTTCCACCAGGGCGAGGCCGACTGCGCCCTGGGCGTGGCCGGGCCAGACTACGCCGACATGCTCGCCGCCGTCATCGACCAGATTCGAAGCAAGGTCGGGCCGGCCCCCGACGTCGTCGTGGCCCGAACCTCCCAGTATTTCGACCTGGTCTGCGGCGACGCGGCCAATCCGGCCTGCTTCAAGACCTGTCCGGCCTTGATCCAGGCGCAAACCGCCGCGGCCGACCCGCAGCGCCATGTCCTGTCCGGCCCGGACACCGACCGCCTCGTGCCCTACTCCGACCGCAACGACGGCTACCATTTCACGGCCCAGGCCGCCGACCGCTTCGCCGAGGCCTGGCTGCCTCTGCTCGCCCGAAGCGAGGCCGCCACAAGCCGCCTGCAATGA
- the gspD gene encoding type II secretion system secretin GspD, producing the protein MTPTLRFRLARGCTLAVCLLGLLLLLPGRIAAAPPQGTPAASKAQPATDETVETVAAPDDTAKTISINFDGVDLRAFIKYISQVTGKNFVIDDAVKGNVTVISPKPLSPAEVYKVFESVLEVNGYTALPTENFVKIVPAKTSRARSMPVIDGRETVTNPADAVVTQILPLQNIRAGELRKTLAPLVSPDGMLADFADTNALIVTDYRPNIQRIIGIVDQLDLSSAKATLHLFHLKHASAAKISQKLEKLLSQSAAKEGGGQTKISVVPEERTNAVIVLAEPQYVAQVKGLLAKLDVPNPMEQGNLHVYKLQHADAENLSKVLNELFTKGSTATGDAAKAQAPTVSGGFNFVADKSTNSLLVTAAPEDFAFVDQVVKKLDAPRKQVYVEALIMEVSTDKSVSFGVNLNVANKQSGLGDGKYGGLLFASSNPAGYESLYNSSGAFVPPAGGSLGGLAFPVKIGEVIYSNLQAMINASKSDNSFNIIATPQLMTLDNEEATITVAENRPYLTSQDVGQSTTDRPYQRFDYKDVGTTLKVTPQINEGDSIKLKVKQETSRIDETVTKETGALQPTTRKRVTETTIMCRNGETIVLSGLIGKSRAEGNSKVPGLGDVPVVGWLFKNKSVADERTNLYVFITPRITAPGVDSDRLLHAKKMEIERQIEFNEEELSKPIRKAPVFFAAGAGK; encoded by the coding sequence ATGACGCCGACCCTTCGATTCCGCCTGGCCAGGGGATGCACCCTGGCTGTGTGCCTGCTCGGTTTGCTCCTGCTCCTGCCGGGCAGGATTGCGGCTGCCCCGCCGCAAGGAACGCCGGCCGCGTCCAAGGCCCAGCCGGCCACGGACGAAACCGTGGAGACCGTGGCCGCCCCGGACGATACGGCCAAAACCATCAGCATCAATTTCGACGGCGTGGACCTGCGCGCTTTCATCAAGTATATCAGCCAGGTAACCGGCAAGAATTTCGTTATTGACGACGCCGTCAAAGGCAACGTCACCGTCATCTCCCCCAAGCCCCTGTCTCCGGCCGAAGTCTACAAGGTTTTCGAGTCCGTCCTTGAGGTCAACGGCTACACCGCCCTGCCCACCGAGAACTTCGTCAAGATCGTGCCGGCCAAGACCAGCCGGGCCCGGTCCATGCCGGTCATCGACGGCCGCGAGACCGTGACCAACCCGGCCGACGCCGTGGTCACCCAAATCCTGCCCCTGCAAAACATCCGGGCCGGCGAACTGCGCAAGACCCTGGCCCCCCTGGTCTCCCCGGACGGGATGCTGGCCGATTTTGCCGACACCAACGCGCTGATCGTCACCGACTACCGGCCCAACATCCAGCGCATCATCGGCATCGTGGACCAGCTCGACCTGTCCTCGGCCAAGGCCACCCTGCACCTGTTTCATTTGAAGCACGCCTCGGCCGCCAAGATCTCCCAGAAGCTCGAAAAGCTCCTCAGCCAGAGCGCGGCCAAGGAAGGCGGCGGCCAGACCAAGATCAGCGTGGTCCCCGAGGAGCGCACCAACGCCGTTATCGTCCTGGCCGAACCCCAGTACGTGGCCCAGGTCAAGGGCCTGCTGGCCAAGCTCGACGTGCCCAATCCCATGGAACAGGGCAACCTGCACGTCTACAAGCTCCAGCACGCCGATGCCGAGAACTTGAGCAAAGTGCTCAACGAACTGTTCACCAAGGGTTCCACGGCCACGGGCGACGCGGCCAAGGCCCAAGCCCCGACAGTCTCGGGCGGGTTTAATTTCGTGGCCGACAAGTCCACCAACAGCCTGCTCGTCACCGCCGCCCCCGAGGATTTCGCCTTCGTCGACCAGGTGGTCAAGAAGCTCGACGCCCCGCGCAAGCAGGTCTACGTCGAGGCGCTCATCATGGAAGTCTCCACCGACAAATCGGTGTCCTTTGGCGTCAACCTCAACGTGGCCAACAAGCAGTCCGGCCTGGGCGACGGCAAATACGGCGGGCTGCTTTTTGCTTCATCCAACCCGGCCGGCTACGAGTCGCTGTATAATTCCTCCGGGGCCTTCGTGCCCCCGGCCGGCGGCTCGCTGGGAGGCTTGGCCTTCCCGGTCAAGATCGGCGAGGTCATCTATTCCAACCTGCAAGCCATGATCAACGCCTCCAAATCCGACAACAGCTTCAACATCATCGCCACGCCACAGCTCATGACCCTGGACAATGAGGAGGCCACCATCACCGTGGCCGAAAACCGGCCCTATCTGACGAGCCAGGACGTGGGCCAGTCCACCACTGACCGGCCCTACCAGCGCTTCGACTACAAGGACGTCGGCACCACGCTGAAGGTCACGCCCCAGATCAACGAAGGCGATTCCATCAAGCTCAAGGTCAAGCAGGAAACCAGCCGCATCGACGAGACGGTCACCAAGGAAACCGGCGCGCTCCAGCCGACCACCCGCAAACGCGTCACCGAAACCACCATCATGTGCCGTAACGGCGAGACCATCGTGCTCTCCGGGCTTATCGGCAAGAGCCGGGCCGAGGGCAACAGCAAGGTCCCGGGCCTTGGCGACGTGCCGGTGGTGGGCTGGCTTTTTAAAAACAAGTCCGTGGCCGACGAGCGCACCAACCTTTACGTCTTTATTACCCCGCGCATCACCGCGCCCGGGGTGGACAGCGACCGGCTGCTGCACGCCAAAAAAATGGAAATCGAGCGCCAGATCGAATTCAACGAAGAGGAGCTGTCCAAGCCCATCCGCAAGGCCCCGGTCTTTTTCGCCGCCGGAGCCGGCAAATAG
- a CDS encoding HMA2 domain-containing protein — MIASCIEGRIRFRHPALSDPELLEIVTSQLAAMPGITEIEANPRTGSVLVSHDASVATSDLVAMAEALAATHAEALASAAPAKPAKKRMTPAQLKRRTQKIGLATCMAGAVATGLADTKAAHLTFGFALAGFAAWHLTMHRRRFLA, encoded by the coding sequence ATGATAGCCAGCTGCATTGAAGGCCGCATCCGGTTCCGGCATCCGGCCCTGTCCGATCCGGAACTGCTTGAAATCGTCACCAGCCAACTCGCCGCCATGCCCGGCATCACCGAGATAGAGGCCAATCCCCGCACTGGCAGCGTGCTCGTCAGCCATGACGCGTCCGTGGCCACCAGCGACCTCGTGGCCATGGCCGAGGCCCTGGCCGCCACCCACGCCGAAGCCTTGGCCTCGGCCGCGCCGGCCAAACCGGCCAAAAAACGCATGACTCCGGCCCAGCTCAAGCGCCGCACCCAGAAGATCGGCTTGGCCACCTGCATGGCCGGAGCCGTGGCCACGGGCCTGGCCGACACCAAGGCCGCCCACCTGACCTTCGGTTTCGCCCTGGCCGGCTTCGCCGCCTGGCACCTCACCATGCACCGGCGGCGGTTTCTGGCCTGA
- a CDS encoding TetR/AcrR family transcriptional regulator: protein MAERLESPLRREQIAEAALDIVVRQGIGAVTVRRVAEAVGISAAALYRHYKSKVDILAAVMHEHQEFFMATVRTAKAESTSPLDAIRRLYHSSMVMVSRYCALPVVFLSDVLWFEEPELRALKLQHHKMLRDIVVELIIAGQQAGEIRTDLRPEEIVIHFLGLIAMPALIQARTPEDLDMPRQITANWELFAHAVAP from the coding sequence ATGGCTGAACGTCTGGAATCCCCCCTGCGCCGCGAACAGATCGCCGAAGCCGCCCTGGACATTGTCGTGCGCCAGGGCATCGGCGCCGTGACCGTGCGCCGCGTGGCCGAAGCCGTGGGCATCTCGGCCGCCGCCCTCTATCGTCACTACAAAAGCAAGGTCGACATCCTGGCCGCCGTCATGCACGAGCACCAGGAATTCTTCATGGCCACGGTGCGCACGGCCAAGGCCGAGTCGACGAGTCCGCTGGACGCGATCCGCCGGCTGTACCACTCTTCCATGGTCATGGTCAGCCGCTATTGCGCCTTGCCCGTCGTCTTTTTGTCCGATGTATTGTGGTTCGAGGAACCGGAGTTGCGCGCCCTCAAACTGCAACATCACAAAATGCTGCGGGACATCGTCGTGGAATTGATTATCGCTGGCCAGCAGGCCGGCGAAATCCGCACTGATCTGCGCCCGGAAGAAATCGTGATCCATTTCCTCGGGCTTATCGCCATGCCGGCGCTTATCCAGGCACGCACGCCGGAAGATCTGGACATGCCCCGCCAGATCACGGCCAACTGGGAGTTGTTCGCCCATGCCGTTGCTCCATGA
- a CDS encoding heavy metal translocating P-type ATPase — MTHCAIVHDIPGRMRLRFACAEAFSAQAPALAAAAVSLSGVAEVIPSPRTLGLLVLYSGDPVRLALLAMTKNGDSAKSAMLTPAPRRRGKAVRAVRLGKVALAKAGDKLAKAVNLPAEAGDNPPSPLQAMAREAGMFLLRAALPPAFRPLFLIKRVWPFIKRGLGALVRGKLNVEVLDALAIGVSIARKDYRAATGIALLLGLGEVLESYTRKRSRESLAETLAASFDAVWVRRQDGPVRVAASEVVPGDLAIVTMGNAIPVDGVVAEGEAMVNQASMTGEPLPAHKRVGHTVFAGTVVEEGEIVVRVEKSGGETRIQKMVEVIEESENYKAKAQDLAERFADAVVPWTLLGAAVVFAITRNPRLASAVLLVDFSCAIKLSAPLAVLAAMREAAAGGVLVKGGKFLEGVSSADAFVFDKTGTLTQARPRVAAVEPLNGYTRHDVLKLAACLEEHFPHPVARAVVRQAEKEGIVHQEFHAEVDYILAHGLSSMVGTDRVRLGSRHFIGEDEGIDIAAADAAIEARGLAGLSTLYLAIGDEVAGVLAIEDPLVPEAPRVLRELTDRGVTRLVILTGDAAAPAAIAARELGITDYHAQVLPEDKTRIVRELREAGHVVAMVGDGINDSPALSAANVGIAPRHGADIAQAAADILLAEGSLQSVVALRDIATGLMGRLHANFRAICLINSVILGLGLFGRVTPGVSALAHNLATVGIALASLRPYLPKHLPSGGVSHDSQLH; from the coding sequence ATGACGCACTGCGCCATTGTCCACGATATACCGGGTCGGATGCGGCTGCGGTTCGCCTGCGCCGAAGCCTTTTCGGCGCAGGCTCCGGCCCTGGCCGCCGCCGCCGTATCTTTGTCCGGCGTGGCCGAGGTGATCCCCTCGCCTCGGACCCTCGGCCTGCTGGTTCTTTACAGCGGAGACCCGGTGCGGCTGGCCCTTTTGGCCATGACCAAAAACGGCGACTCGGCCAAATCGGCCATGCTCACCCCCGCGCCCCGACGCCGGGGCAAGGCGGTCCGGGCCGTACGGCTCGGCAAGGTCGCCCTGGCCAAGGCCGGCGACAAACTCGCCAAGGCCGTCAACCTCCCGGCCGAGGCCGGGGACAATCCCCCCTCGCCCTTGCAGGCCATGGCCCGCGAGGCCGGGATGTTCCTGCTACGCGCCGCGTTGCCGCCGGCCTTTCGGCCGCTGTTTCTTATCAAGCGCGTCTGGCCCTTCATCAAGCGCGGCCTGGGGGCGCTTGTGCGCGGCAAGCTCAACGTCGAGGTCCTCGACGCCCTGGCCATCGGCGTGTCCATTGCCCGCAAGGACTACCGGGCCGCCACCGGCATCGCCCTGCTGCTGGGGCTTGGCGAGGTGCTCGAAAGCTACACCCGCAAGCGCTCCCGTGAGAGCCTGGCCGAAACCCTGGCCGCCTCCTTCGACGCCGTCTGGGTGCGCCGCCAGGACGGCCCGGTGCGCGTGGCCGCCTCGGAAGTCGTGCCCGGCGATCTGGCCATCGTCACCATGGGCAACGCCATTCCCGTGGACGGCGTGGTGGCCGAGGGCGAGGCCATGGTGAACCAGGCCTCCATGACCGGCGAACCCCTGCCCGCCCACAAGCGCGTGGGGCATACGGTCTTTGCCGGCACGGTGGTCGAGGAAGGCGAGATCGTCGTACGGGTGGAAAAATCCGGCGGCGAGACCCGCATCCAAAAAATGGTGGAAGTCATCGAGGAATCGGAGAACTACAAGGCCAAGGCCCAGGATCTGGCCGAACGCTTCGCCGACGCCGTGGTGCCCTGGACCCTGCTCGGCGCGGCCGTGGTCTTCGCGATCACCCGCAACCCGCGCCTGGCCTCGGCCGTGCTGCTGGTGGACTTCTCCTGCGCCATAAAGCTCTCGGCCCCCCTGGCCGTGCTGGCCGCCATGCGCGAGGCCGCTGCCGGCGGCGTGCTGGTCAAGGGCGGCAAGTTCCTGGAAGGCGTGTCCTCGGCCGACGCCTTTGTCTTCGACAAGACCGGCACGCTGACCCAGGCCCGCCCCCGGGTGGCCGCCGTGGAACCCTTAAACGGCTACACCCGCCACGATGTCCTCAAGCTCGCCGCCTGCCTGGAGGAGCACTTCCCCCACCCGGTGGCCCGGGCCGTGGTGCGCCAGGCCGAGAAGGAAGGCATCGTCCACCAGGAGTTCCACGCCGAGGTGGACTACATCCTGGCCCACGGCCTGTCCTCCATGGTCGGCACGGACCGGGTGCGCCTGGGCAGCCGCCACTTCATCGGCGAGGACGAAGGCATCGACATCGCCGCCGCCGACGCGGCCATCGAAGCCCGGGGCCTGGCCGGCCTGTCCACCCTTTATCTGGCCATCGGCGACGAAGTGGCCGGCGTGCTGGCCATCGAGGACCCGCTCGTTCCCGAAGCCCCGCGCGTGCTGCGCGAACTGACCGACCGGGGGGTTACGCGTCTGGTCATACTCACCGGCGACGCCGCCGCCCCGGCCGCCATCGCGGCCCGGGAGCTGGGCATCACCGACTACCATGCCCAGGTGCTGCCCGAGGACAAGACCCGCATCGTGCGGGAGCTGCGCGAGGCCGGCCACGTGGTGGCCATGGTCGGCGACGGCATCAACGATTCGCCGGCCCTGTCTGCCGCCAATGTCGGCATCGCCCCGCGCCACGGTGCGGACATCGCCCAGGCCGCGGCCGACATCCTGCTGGCCGAGGGCAGCCTGCAAAGCGTGGTGGCCCTGCGCGACATCGCCACCGGCCTCATGGGCCGGCTGCATGCCAACTTCCGAGCCATCTGCCTTATCAATTCCGTGATCCTGGGCCTGGGGCTTTTCGGCCGCGTCACCCCGGGCGTCTCGGCCCTGGCCCACAATCTGGCCACCGTGGGCATCGCCCTGGCCAGCCTGCGGCCCTATCTCCCCAAACACCTGCCAAGCGGAGGCGTCAGCCATGATAGCCAGCTGCATTGA
- a CDS encoding GspE/PulE family protein, with product MDRLPDFRRMAHRLAALCRLPLARGGRVAAGQATPGPPRPSLLEPMAETLALPLAALEDAFTEAARAGQNPFKRLAELHKVDAGLAASALAASLGLPYLEAIDVSDEDAERIRRLPFGYLKRNLAVPVALDGRQLVVLADPFAPELADDLRRLLGQPDLAVALALPETIVSAINHAHGEAEGERDPRLDNLSLDDFMGPPPENMSTEDLLDETSNAPVIRLVNQLLAQAVRDLCSDIHIEPYQNSLKIRFRLDGVLYDIKTLDKRWHPPVVSHVKIRSKLDIAERRLPQDGSFDIRLGNRNVDIRVSVFPTKFGERLVLRLLEKNSRILSLGELGLSPGHFEELSALARLPHGIILVTGPTGSGKSTTLYALINHINSTDKNILTIEDPVEYQIEGVGQMQVNAKIDLTFAGGLRSILRQDPDVILVGEIRDTETAQIACQAALTGHLVFSTLHTNDAASAVTRMVDMGIEPYMVCSVVRALIAQRLVRVLCPHCKEAFVPTEEDLLPFGPGAAALAGRSFCRAVGCPQCMGTGYRGRTSIHELLVIDEAMAELILHNPEAGRIRAAAMAAGMATLRQDGMDKILRHITTMEEVIRATVV from the coding sequence ATGGACAGGCTGCCGGATTTCCGGCGCATGGCCCACCGTCTGGCCGCCCTGTGCCGGCTGCCCCTGGCCCGGGGCGGCCGCGTCGCGGCGGGCCAAGCGACGCCCGGCCCGCCGCGGCCATCGCTCTTAGAGCCCATGGCCGAAACCCTGGCCCTGCCCCTGGCCGCCCTGGAAGACGCTTTTACCGAGGCCGCCCGGGCCGGCCAAAATCCCTTCAAGCGCCTGGCCGAACTCCACAAGGTCGACGCGGGGCTGGCCGCCTCGGCCCTGGCCGCCAGCCTCGGTCTGCCCTATCTCGAAGCCATCGACGTCAGCGACGAGGACGCCGAGCGCATCCGCCGACTGCCTTTTGGCTATCTCAAGCGCAATCTGGCCGTACCGGTTGCCCTGGACGGCCGGCAGCTTGTGGTCCTGGCCGATCCCTTCGCGCCGGAGCTGGCCGATGACCTGCGCCGGCTGCTCGGCCAGCCCGATCTCGCCGTGGCCCTGGCCCTGCCCGAGACCATCGTTTCGGCCATCAACCACGCCCACGGCGAAGCCGAGGGCGAGCGCGACCCCAGGCTCGACAACCTGAGCCTGGACGATTTCATGGGGCCGCCGCCGGAGAACATGTCCACCGAGGACCTCCTGGACGAGACCAGCAACGCCCCGGTCATCCGGCTGGTCAACCAGCTCCTGGCCCAGGCCGTGCGCGACCTGTGCAGCGACATCCACATCGAGCCCTACCAGAATTCGCTGAAAATCCGCTTCCGCCTCGACGGCGTGCTCTACGACATCAAGACCCTGGACAAGCGCTGGCATCCGCCCGTCGTGTCCCACGTCAAGATCCGCTCCAAGCTCGACATCGCCGAGCGCCGCCTGCCCCAGGACGGCAGCTTCGACATCCGCCTGGGCAACCGCAACGTGGACATCCGGGTGTCGGTGTTTCCCACCAAGTTCGGCGAACGGCTCGTGCTGCGGCTGCTGGAAAAAAACAGCCGCATCCTGAGCCTTGGCGAACTGGGGCTTTCCCCCGGCCATTTCGAGGAACTAAGCGCCCTGGCCAGGCTCCCCCACGGCATCATCCTGGTCACCGGCCCCACCGGCTCGGGCAAGTCCACCACCCTCTACGCGCTCATAAACCACATCAATTCCACGGACAAAAACATCCTCACCATCGAGGACCCGGTGGAATACCAGATCGAGGGCGTGGGGCAGATGCAGGTCAACGCCAAGATCGACCTGACCTTTGCCGGCGGCCTGCGCTCGATTCTGCGCCAGGACCCGGACGTCATCCTGGTCGGCGAAATCCGCGACACCGAAACGGCGCAAATCGCCTGCCAGGCGGCGCTCACCGGCCACCTCGTCTTTTCGACCCTGCACACCAACGACGCCGCCTCGGCCGTCACCCGCATGGTGGACATGGGCATCGAACCCTACATGGTCTGCTCGGTGGTGCGGGCGCTCATCGCCCAGCGCCTGGTGCGGGTCCTGTGCCCACACTGCAAGGAAGCCTTCGTGCCCACCGAGGAAGACCTGCTGCCCTTTGGCCCCGGCGCGGCCGCCCTGGCCGGCCGGAGCTTTTGCCGGGCCGTGGGCTGCCCTCAGTGCATGGGCACAGGCTACCGAGGCCGCACCTCCATCCACGAACTCCTGGTCATCGACGAAGCCATGGCCGAACTGATCCTGCACAATCCCGAAGCCGGCCGCATCCGCGCCGCGGCCATGGCCGCCGGCATGGCCACCCTGCGCCAGGACGGCATGGACAAAATCCTGCGGCATATCACGACCATGGAAGAGGTCATACGGGCCACGGTGGTCTGA
- a CDS encoding HD-GYP domain-containing protein, producing MTMFKSPLHESRGLLDVVVPHTVCGDVLLALVHQLAESLGRAIDAKDSHTMAHSEEVAEVSKFLAAAMGLSRESVACVHVAGHLHDIGKIGVPDAVLGKPGRLEPDEWQRMQAHPAIGADILDPLDCLARTGIVEMVRAHHERFDGSGYPAGLKGREIPLGARIISVADSLSAMLQTRPYRPAMGFAEAHREIARCAGSQFDPDVVDAFLAVADEVRQLLGSCRGGVLVP from the coding sequence ATGACCATGTTCAAAAGCCCGCTGCACGAATCGCGCGGCCTGTTGGACGTCGTCGTGCCCCACACGGTGTGCGGCGACGTCCTTTTAGCCCTGGTCCATCAACTGGCCGAATCCCTGGGCCGGGCCATCGACGCCAAGGACTCCCACACCATGGCCCACTCCGAGGAGGTGGCCGAGGTGTCGAAATTCCTGGCCGCCGCCATGGGCCTGTCCCGGGAGAGCGTCGCCTGCGTCCACGTGGCCGGCCATCTCCACGACATCGGCAAAATCGGCGTGCCCGACGCCGTCCTGGGCAAGCCCGGCCGCCTGGAACCCGACGAATGGCAGCGTATGCAGGCCCATCCGGCCATCGGCGCGGACATCCTCGACCCGCTGGATTGCCTGGCCCGCACCGGCATCGTGGAAATGGTGCGCGCCCATCATGAACGCTTCGACGGCTCGGGCTATCCCGCCGGTCTCAAAGGCCGGGAGATTCCCCTTGGCGCACGCATAATAAGCGTCGCCGACAGCCTGTCGGCCATGCTCCAGACCCGGCCCTACCGGCCGGCCATGGGCTTTGCCGAGGCCCACCGGGAGATCGCGCGCTGCGCCGGCAGCCAGTTCGACCCCGATGTGGTGGACGCCTTCCTGGCCGTGGCCGATGAGGTGCGTCAGCTTCTGGGTTCCTGCCGGGGCGGCGTCTTGGTGCCCTGA
- a CDS encoding outer membrane homotrimeric porin, with protein sequence MRKTVALLALAIVAATAVPAWSATEVKMAGDARVYGVFFANRNFTGWDETGTQTEDRLTIWQRLRLRADFAANENLKFRFGMRVDDEAWGHDYLTAANPQVAIQPYLAYLQFKWPGTDIEVTAGYQPFSVPQTEVFYDSIVLAADDGDQSSAALFVKIPVIDDVLTIEAAYGRLLDAYRTYQPTTTQVGDAFDVYRLALPFTVDGFEATPWGLVGVYGKEADPEGYFDAGLRSAGSYLDPAGYKDNQNPMWWGGLALSVTALDPVKLYFDGIYGNAAGSDRSRNRREGYFLDAGLTYTGLDWATPGLFGWLASGEDGSLANGSERLPVIAPKWGPGTSFLFDCDQEFANNSMGINPLGSWGLALAVRDISFIDALKSRLTAAVMAGRNSPAGLRKAVWATGGPGEYVTMGRDLAQGEWVFGLNFDHSYELTEALTLTLQTGFASPQGLKTSIWGHRMTNQATDAWMASLGFLYTF encoded by the coding sequence ATGCGAAAAACGGTCGCGTTGCTGGCCCTGGCCATTGTGGCCGCCACGGCGGTCCCGGCCTGGTCGGCCACGGAAGTCAAAATGGCCGGGGATGCCCGGGTGTACGGCGTCTTTTTCGCCAATCGCAATTTCACCGGCTGGGACGAGACCGGAACCCAGACCGAGGACCGGCTCACCATCTGGCAGCGCCTGCGTCTGCGGGCCGATTTCGCGGCCAATGAGAATCTCAAATTCCGCTTCGGGATGCGCGTGGATGACGAGGCCTGGGGCCATGACTACCTCACCGCCGCCAATCCGCAAGTGGCCATCCAGCCCTACCTGGCCTACCTCCAGTTCAAATGGCCGGGCACGGACATCGAGGTGACGGCCGGCTACCAGCCCTTTTCCGTGCCCCAGACCGAGGTCTTCTACGACAGCATCGTGCTGGCCGCCGACGACGGCGACCAGTCCAGCGCCGCGCTGTTCGTAAAAATCCCGGTCATCGACGACGTGTTGACCATCGAAGCCGCCTACGGCCGGCTACTGGACGCCTACCGCACCTACCAGCCCACCACCACCCAGGTGGGCGACGCCTTCGACGTCTACCGCCTGGCCCTGCCCTTCACCGTGGACGGCTTCGAGGCCACGCCCTGGGGCCTGGTCGGCGTGTACGGCAAGGAGGCCGATCCCGAAGGCTACTTCGACGCCGGCCTGCGCTCGGCCGGCAGCTACCTCGATCCCGCCGGCTACAAGGACAACCAGAATCCCATGTGGTGGGGCGGCCTAGCCCTTTCCGTCACCGCCCTGGACCCGGTGAAGCTCTATTTCGACGGCATCTACGGCAACGCCGCCGGTTCGGATCGGTCGCGAAACCGCCGCGAAGGCTATTTCCTCGACGCCGGCCTGACCTACACGGGCCTCGACTGGGCCACCCCGGGCCTTTTCGGCTGGCTGGCCAGCGGCGAGGACGGGAGCCTGGCCAACGGCAGCGAACGCCTGCCCGTCATCGCCCCCAAATGGGGACCGGGCACCTCGTTCCTGTTTGACTGCGACCAGGAGTTCGCCAACAACTCCATGGGCATCAATCCGCTGGGTTCCTGGGGCCTGGCCTTGGCCGTGCGTGACATCTCGTTTATCGATGCCCTCAAAAGCCGGCTGACCGCCGCCGTCATGGCCGGCCGCAACAGCCCGGCCGGGCTGCGCAAGGCCGTCTGGGCCACCGGCGGCCCCGGCGAGTATGTGACCATGGGCCGCGACCTGGCCCAGGGCGAATGGGTGTTTGGCCTCAACTTCGACCACAGCTACGAGCTGACCGAAGCCTTGACGCTGACCCTGCAAACCGGCTTCGCCTCGCCCCAGGGGCTTAAGACCAGCATCTGGGGCCACCGCATGACCAACCAGGCCACCGACGCCTGGATGGCTTCCCTGGGGTTCCTGTACACCTTCTAG